A single genomic interval of Cervus elaphus chromosome 19, mCerEla1.1, whole genome shotgun sequence harbors:
- the LRRC15 gene encoding leucine-rich repeat-containing protein 15, whose translation MPLKHYLLLLVGCQAWAAGLAFYGCPSECTCSRASQVECTGARIVVVPTPLPWNAMSLQILNTHITELNESPFLNISALIALRIEKNELAHIAPGAFRSLGSLRYLSLANNKLQILPVGLFQGLDNLESLLLSSNQLVQIQPAHFTHFSNLKELQLHGNHLEYIPDGVFDHMVGLTKLNLGKNSLTHLSPRVFQHLRNLQVLRLYENRLSDIPMGCFDGLSNLQELALQQNQIGVLSPGLFHNNRNLQKLYLSNNHISQLPPGIFLQLPQLNRLTLFGNSLKELSPGIFGPMHNLRELWLYDNHITSLPDNVFSNLRQLQVLILSRNQISYISPDAFNGLVELRELSLHTNALQELDGSIFRMLANLQNISLQNNRLRQLPGNLFANVNDLLTIQLQNNQLENLPLGIFDHLGKLCELRLYDNPWRCDSDILPLHNWLLVNKARLGTDSLPVCFSPASVRGQSLIIINVNVVVPSVQGPVVPSYPETPTYPDTSSHPDTSSYPDTSSYPDTTSISSTTDFTSPSGDYTDLTTINTTEKRDRGGMTPAQSGLAIAAIVIGIIALACSLAACICCCCCKKRSHAVLMQMKAPNEC comes from the coding sequence ATGCCACTGAAACATTATCTCCTTTTGCTGGTGGGCTGCCAGGCCTGGGCTGCAGGCTTGGCCTTCTATGGCTGCCCGAGCGAGTGCACCTGCtccagggcctcccaggtggaaTGCACGGGGGCGCGCATCGTGGTGGTTCCCACCCCGCTGCCCTGGAATGCCATGAGCCTGCAGATCCTCAACACACACATCACTGAACTCAATGAGTCCCCCTTCCTCAACATCTCAGCCCTGATCGCGCTGCGGATTGAGAAGAACGAGCTGGCCCACATTGCTCCCGGTGCCTTCCGTAGCCTCGGCTCGCTGCGCTACCTCAGCCTTGCCAACAACAAGCTCCAGATCCTGCCTGTTGGCCTCTTCCAGGGCCTGGATAACCTCGAGTCGCTCCTGCTGTCCAGCAACCAGTTGGTGCAGATCCAGCCGGCCCACTTCACCCACTTCAGCAACCTCAAGGAGCTGCAGCTTCACGGCAACCACTTGGAGTACATCCCTGATGGGGTCTTCGACCACATGGTGGGCCTCACCAAGCTCAATCTGGGCAAGAACAGCCTCACTCACCTCTCACCCCGGGTCTTCCAGCACCTGCGCAACCTCCAGGTCCTCCGGCTGTATGAGAACAGGCTCTCAGACATCCCCATGGGCTGTTTTGACGGGCTCAGCAACCTCCAAGAGCTGGCCCTGCAGCAGAACCAGATTGGAGTGCTGTCCCCTGGCCTCTTCCACAACAACCGTAACCTTCAGAAGCTCTACCTGTCCAACAACCACATCTCCCAGCTGCCCCCCGGCATCTTCCTGCAGCTGCCCCAGCTCAACCGGCTCACGctctttgggaattccctgaaggAGCTCTCTCCCGGCATCTTTGGACCCATGCACAACCTGCGGGAGCTATGGCTCTACGACAACCACATCACCTCCCTCCCCGATAATGTCTTCAGCAACCTCCGCCAGCTGCAGGTCCTGATCCTCAGCCGCAACCAGATCAGCTACATTTCCCCGGATGCCTTCAATGGGCTGGTGGAGCTGCGGGAGCTGTCCCTCCACACCAATGCACTGCAGGAGCTGGATGGAAGCATCTTCCGCATGTTGGCCAACCTGCAGAACATCTCCCTGCAGAACAACCGCCTTCGGCAGCTCCCTGGAAACCTCTTCGCCAACGTCAATGACCTGTTGACCATCCAGCTGCAGAACAACCAGCTGGAGAACCTGCCCTTGGGCATCTTTGATCACCTGGGGAAGCTATGTGAGCTGCGGCTCTACGACAACCCCTGGAGGTGTGACTCAGACATCCTTCCGCTCCACAACTGGCTCCTGGTCAACAAGGCCAGGCTGGGGACAGACAGCCTCCCTGTGTGTTTCAGCCCAGCCAGTGTCCGTGGCCAGTCCCTCATCATCATCAATGTCAATGTTGTTGTCCCCAGTGTCCAGGGCCCAGTCGTGCCCAGCTACCCAGAGACGCCGACATACCCGGACACGTCCAGCCACCCTGACACGTCCAGCTACCCTGACACGTCCAGCTACCCTGACACCACCTCCATCTCCTCCACCACTGACTTCACCAGCCCCTCAGGGGACTACACCGATCTGACCACCATCAACACCACCGAGAAACGTGACCGGGGGGGCATGACCCCGGCCCAGAGTGGGCTGGCCATTGCTGCCATTGTCATCGGCATCATTGCCCTGGCCTGTTCCCTGGCTGCCTGcatctgctgttgctgctgcaaGAAGAGGAGCCACGCGGTCCTGATGCAGATGAAGGCACCCAATGAGTGTTAG